The DNA region AGATACAACCAGAGGAACAAAATGGAAATACTTGAGTAGAAAAGCCCATTTTGAGGCACAGAGAATTATTCCCATCAATTTGAAGGAACATTCTATTATCCTTAGCAACCCTGATCTCAAACTTAAACTTTATCTTTTCTCTTCACACTTTGCTTCAAGTTTCTTCTACTTCATGGATATGATTATAAATGATCTTTCGTTTCTCTGTTTTGCTTGTTTCAGTTCTGGGGAGTGGGGACTATTTAGTTGGAACTTAGAAGACAATGCCCTAAAACAAACAAAGGAACATATTCTCAATGGGTTAATTATCTAGGGAAAATGTATTTCATGGAAGCTATTTTCTTTAAGAAATGCCTCCCCTACCAAACAAAACTAAAACCACCCTCTATACTACTAATTTAGAGTTGACTGGAAACTTCTAGTTTTGTGATTCATTTAAGCTTTTCCTAGTGTTGTGAATTATGGTAGAAACTACAATAGGCTCAATAATCATGTTATTTGTTTACTTTGTTTTTAAGAGCATTCAAAGTATTCTACGTTTGGTCAGAACTGTTAGCATGTACTTCTATATATGCTTTGGAGGAATTATTCTGATAGTAGTATTGTTGCAATTCAGTTTATAGGTTCATTCCAAGTATTTTGAGTCAAATTGTGTTTTAGTTGGCACTTTTAAGTGCAAAGGTGTGTATTTTTTCGCGAATCGAGTGAAGTGGGTATCAAAGTGAGTTTAGTTTTAAAAGACACAGGGCACTCTAAGGCGCTAAGGGTCTTTAGGGGGTAGCCTTTAGACACCGTCGAAGGCGCTCTATTTTGGGTATGAGGTGCCTCAATATCCAGTAAAAATATACTCATTAAAGTGCAGAAAAAGAAGGGAGATAAAAAAGAGAGTAGAGAATTAAAGAAGTGAAAACATATGTGATGGTTGTTCACACCAAATAATCTTCTCAAGCTAAGACCAAAAGCACTCTAAAGCGGTCTACAGCGTTTGCTTTTAAGCCCTAAAAGGCACTCTGAGGTGCTTGCTTTCAGGAATTGATTCCTCAACCTAGCCCCATCAAGGAGCCCAACCCATCGCCTAGCCTAAGGCGCTAGGTGAGCATTTTAAAACCGAGGAGTTAATAGGATAACGTATGTAGAAGCATGTTGAAAGGATTGCATATTTTTGGCATTCTGATCGGATTGATCGCTAAAAAAATACATGATCTGAGGTTAGGAATTGAGTTGCTTTCAATGCCACTTACAAATTATGTAGAAAGGTGCAATCTACAGCTCTAATAATATTGAAAACTGATTTATACTATCAAAGATGAATCAAGTTTGGGATTTCACTTTTTTGACTTCGGTGTAAGTCTAGAGAATAGGGAAAGAAGGGGAAATTAATCCTCCTGGTAGAGAGAATCAAAGCCCATCACATGGGTGAAAGGGAATGCCTTTAACCACTTGGTCAACTCATTATTCTCCATATTTGACTTATTTAGATTGTGTATATACTTGTCTGTGGCCTTGTTTTCTGTGGTGTCCTGTGTGAAATGGTGGGAATAGTAGATATCTCTTTGCATTTTCAGAGCGATTAAGGTCGACTGTTCTGTATGCTGGCTTGTGAACTCATATTTGGTGATTTTTGGTCGGTTGGCTGTGTGTTGCAGTTATGATTTGATTACATGGATCTATAAGCTACATGGTTTTTTCTCCCAGACTTCTATCTAAGAGCTTGTTTACAAGCTGTTTGTCCGTGAAACTTGAAGTTCTTTCTCCATATTTGTGTCTAAAGTTGGTCCATTTTGATGATGGAATTTGCAGGTCCTTGTAGAGTGGAAAACAAGGCTTCGTCATTGGGGATACGCACCCATATTTTGTAGCGTCGAGTCAAAACATGGACTTGATTCCCTCGCATTTTACTTGAGAGATAGGACATCTGTGATTGTGGGTCCTAGTGGTGTTGGCAAATCCAGTGTGATCAATGCCTTGAGGAGTGCTGGTCAGTCCCCCTCAGTTGCAGAAGAGGTTAGTTCATTTGACCCTATAGTCTCATGTAGGCCTGTGCAACGGGCTGGATCCTCATTGGGGCCCCTGATCCAGCCCTTTATTTTAAGGGTTGTATATGGGGGAGGGTTGAAAAAGGGTTGGGCTTAAaatttaacttataaaaattaatagaaaaggGTTTAAAAAGGGTTGTAAAATGGGCCCTGATCCAAACATTTCCTGTCCAGACTTTCCATTGTAAGGGTGAAGCTGGGTGAAGCTGCCATTGATACCCATGAAATTTAGGAAATTTTTTTCCAGTTTTAGAACCTGGGTGAAGCTGTGCCATTGATAAGGACGCTGTGTGGCTGCTTGAGGTTGAAAAAGAAAGCTAAGGCAGCTGATTAGACATgcgttttttattctaattacCTTTGCATTAATACTGGTAACTGGACATGCTTTATTAATAAACTACTTTAATTGATGAAGAGTTGAAGACCACTAATTTGTCTAGCCTAACTTTTCAGTATTTTCTAATTAGTAGTTTTGGTAATTTAGTCCTAATATCTACTTTAAATAAAACTATTTTGTCCTAATATCAATATCAATTTAGTGTCTGATATAGTTTACTAGTTGCAACTTGCAGTGTCTAATATTTGTGTGAtattaaatttagaaaatttaagATATAAGATAAACGAGCTGGATTGGGTATGGACCCGATTTATTTTACTAGAGCCCAACCCAGCCCGTATCTGGCCCATTGCACAGTCTAGTCTCATGTTACATTGGAAAAGGATTTCTTGGACTGCGGTGTGTTAGCTTAGTTGTCCTCTTTCGTGATCTGTTAGATATCTGGCAGCAAATGGTTAGAGGAGCAGCGAGTTGGAGAAGTGTCTACTAGAAGTGGAAGAGGGAAGCACACCACTCGAAACGTGTCTTTGCTGCCCTTGGCTGGAGGAGGACTTCTAGCTGATACCCCAGGTTTTAACCAGCCTAGCCTACTGAAAGTGacaaaacacaacttagcacaggCATTCCCCGAGGTAATTTCAGATTGCTGGAATCTGACGGAGTTatcaaagtttcattttcaCTCTCTGCTACGGCTATGTTTCTTACAATTGTTCAGCTGCACATTTTAGATTCAGAAAATGCTCCAAGAAAATCCGAACGGTTGCGCATTTAACAATTGCTTGCACATTGGCGAACCTGGGTGTGTTGTGACAGGGGACTGGGAGAGATATCCTTATTACTTCCAACTGCTGGACGAAATTAAGATCAGGGAAGAATTCCAGCTAAGGATGATGGGCACTAAGAAGGAGGATGACGTCAGGTATGACATTATATTTCAATCTTAAAAAATGTTCCTCGCCATGTTTATATATTAGTTTGGCTCAAAGTTACATACAACCATCGTAAGTTGGTAATTTCCATTATGAAATCTTTATGGAATTCTGAGAAACAATCAGGTTTGCAGGATGAAGATGCGAATTTTCAATGATGGATAGTTTGTAGAATTTGTTTATGTTTCTCATCTTGGTCACTTGACTTACAGGAAGAAGGTGGGGGATATGGGTGTCACAGTAGCTGAGCCCAAACTCGAGCTAAAGAGGCACAGGAGACAATCTCGCAAGAAATTGAATCAATCTCTATTAGATGAGTTGGATGAGTTGGACGAAGATGATGAGGACGACTTGGAGGATAACCCAATCATTCGCGCTATGGAACAAGAAAATAAGTGACAACTGACGATTTTGGGGATGCAATTTTGGATAAGCTAGATGATTACGACATGATTTGGTTAAACCGTTAAAAGATAGCATGTAATAGGTAGGGGAGCAAAAGATAAAGAACTCCTCCTGTGTTTGTTTGTTCATGTACATAACACAGTCAGAAAAGAAAAATGCCTGTATAGATGAAAGCTTGGTTGGACTGCGTTCTGTATAGATGAAAGCTTAGACTGACTGCGTTCTAATACTGCTGAAACGTTTAAAGAAAACAAGTTCGGCATCCTTACCCGGCACTATCTGCCTTGCTTATTTTGTTACACTTGCCAAAATAACTTGCTAGTGTGTAGATTGTAGATCCTTGAAAGTTAAAATTCCTTAAAGCACCATTTGCTAGTTCCTACCAACGATGCATTCTTTGCTATTTGCTCAACATATTACTCCAATGTATCATTAGATTgcaatattttatatttttaatgcgAGCTTAAATGTAGCAATCTATATATCTACTATTAAATTCTCGCTGAAacagaaaaatattttattatttcattagttttcaaaatcgaaaactTCACTGTCGTTGagatatgaaaataatttgatCCTTCTCGTATGCCTTAGTGTTTGTTCTTATGCTATGTTTGACAATTacgatttcatttgaaaattaaaaattagctatatataattttttagcaacttaaaaaaattcaaatttaaatttaagcaAATTTTACGATTGTTTATAGCTACACTAAATGACTAAACCGTATTTAAATCTTATAATCCTTCTCAAAAGCAAATATAATACCTCAATTTATGAAACACCTTATATTAGGTGCAGATCAAGTATTAACTATTTATCTGCAATTTCTGCATCCTACAATTTGTAAGTACCATTTAAGCAACCAACTTGGCCTTTCTAGGTGCAACATTAACCTAGACAATAACTAACATAAACCACTTAAGCAACCAGAAACAATACAAGGATAAAAGAAAATGTGAATTCGGAAGAATCCTAGAAAACCAATCAAGACAAAAAACATTTTCCCCTAATTCTCCAAGCTCCATTTGAAAAATGACTTATGCAAGAGTCCATTCTAGTGATTGTGACACCAAAATTCCTTCTAACAACAAAAACGCGGTTTTTCACGCCTTTATCATGCTGGCAATATcggtttgtttttgtgtttttcaaAACCTTCACAACATGACTAATGTTATATggccttatttttgcactatgaacGTCGTATTATATCATTATACATCATAACCTTCTAATAATCAATCAATCCATCAATGATCAAGTGAACAAAAAATTACTGAAGTCAAAATTATCATTCATCATCATATAAATCTTCCATATAAActcataaaaacaaaattacaaaatCCAACATAACCTACAGATTAACATATCTACAAATCATTCCCAAAAAACAAATCTACAAACAAACATATAAAACGAACAGTAAAAACATAAACGATGATAATTTCACCAAAAAACATATTGCACAAATTGTTGTTCCTTTCTTTCTAAAAATTGTTCACTTTTGCCTAGTATTCTTCTTATTAGATGCAGAATTGATAGAAACTTGGGGTTTAGGGTGTTTATCAGCTTCAGAAGGATCAAGCCAATTGAGAGGATGAGTATTAAAGCAAGGCCAATTAGGGATAATGAGTAAAGCGGTGAAACAGACACCACCTGCATGGATTAAGATCATCAATTGGAAAGATTCTAAAGTATAACCTGTTGCGAATGCAATTACGGCGAATACTAGTAGTAGAATTTGCATCCATTGTTCCGCTACTTTCTGTCCTTGCCAATCCATCTTCTTCCAAAtcctaataaaattaaaaggtgTAGATTTCAATGATTTAATAGTAAGTTAGGaagaaaaccctaattttttgacgattcaaagaaaaattattACCAGAAATTAACTGGAGTGATGATGATTAATCCGCGAAAGGAGCGTGATATTATTGGGTGAAACACATTACAGAAAAGTCTAGTACATGGACTTGGAACATATTCTCTCTCCAAccaatttttttaacttattatttatttttattgaaatcataTCAGATCAGATTAGATTTGTTTAGATTAGATTTGTTCAGTTCAGATCATATTAGATTTATTTAGATTAGATTTGTTCagttcagatcagaccagaccagatcaaatcaaaccagatcagatcatgaatacttattattattattattatttttttgaaagactattattattatttttttttgaaagactattattattattattattattattattattattattattacaactataataataataataataataataataataataataataataataataataacaataataataataataataataataatagtaataatagtataaGAATTACTTAATTagcaaaattatttaattaattatttaattaaataataataataaaaataaaaataaataataaaactattaattaatttaacttaattaattaattaactaatattaatattaattaattacttaattacttaacCAATAAAGTagctatatatacataaataataattctaataataataataataatattaattaaaaaatattaatattaattaaataataacttaattaattaaataataataaaaaatgaacaaataaattctaataataataataataatacaatcaattaattaattaaaatattaaaatattataatatataattaatttatatttttgttgaacaacaacaacaacaacaacaataataataataaaaataataataataataatagtaattcagatcagatcaaagtGAATCAAACCATATTAGACCAGATCAGACTTTAGTAAATTCAGATCAAATTCAATCAGATCAGACGAAGAAAATAGACCCTTAGTTCACAGTTCACACTAATATTAGCATAGACCAATATTTACACTCCTCTCTACTCCATTCTTATACTCTTACACTTCTCCACTCCACTTCACTCTATTATAGTCTACTCTTAGACTCTTACACTCTACTTCACTCCActcttaaaaaatttgaaaaattataaaaaattaaaattaaaaaaatttaaaatttaaattaataat from Amaranthus tricolor cultivar Red isolate AtriRed21 chromosome 3, ASM2621246v1, whole genome shotgun sequence includes:
- the LOC130809226 gene encoding small ribosomal subunit biogenesis GTPase RsgA 1, mitochondrial isoform X1, with translation MAAISFSLLRHHATLRFIPSPTTYLLLHRNFSHLTATIFSRKFQDKEKHDQSQALRAAREREYTRDKHTHSSSTLLKPGFLSPNQAIGMVASAQANFMRVNVIVPPEHSIALKNEGLKIPEGSESGIGVELLCVVRAVLKKIKRRVLVGDKVLVGSIDWVDRRGMIEDVYPRKSEILEPPIANADHFMVVFSMDQPKVEPFLLTRFLVEAESTGFPVTLALNKCELVSDEVLVEWKTRLRHWGYAPIFCSVESKHGLDSLAFYLRDRTSVIVGPSGVGKSSVINALRSAGQSPSVAEEISGSKWLEEQRVGEVSTRSGRGKHTTRNVSLLPLAGGGLLADTPGFNQPSLLKVTKHNLAQAFPEIQKMLQENPNGCAFNNCLHIGEPGCVVTGDWERYPYYFQLLDEIKIREEFQLRMMGTKKEDDVRKKVGDMGVTVAEPKLELKRHRRQSRKKLNQSLLDELDELDEDDEDDLEDNPIIRAMEQENK
- the LOC130809227 gene encoding signal peptidase complex subunit 1-like; this translates as MDWQGQKVAEQWMQILLLVFAVIAFATGYTLESFQLMILIHAGGVCFTALLIIPNWPCFNTHPLNWLDPSEADKHPKPQVSINSASNKKNTRQK